Proteins from a genomic interval of Salmo trutta chromosome 39, fSalTru1.1, whole genome shotgun sequence:
- the LOC115179411 gene encoding leucine-rich repeat-containing protein 3-like: protein MGPPQPRWQALFPSSFCVSTSPVRTLCLVAALMVVMATPCPKSCHCSERNGVVVQCVSRSLDQIPPDLPEDTVTLLLSSNRISHIPNQAFKDLRRLKELDLSHNHIESIDAGAFLGVSEGLRSLDLSNNQLRSVPKEAFTKLSARIRLSNNPWHCECSLQEVLRELRLDPETVNEVSCHTSVQDEYAGRPVIQVLDSGINFCNFHHKTTDVAMFVTMFCWFAMVIAYVIYYVRHNQEDARRHMEYLKSLPSSSQISKDFDTASTAL, encoded by the coding sequence ATGGGGCCTCCTCAGCCACGTTGGCAAGCCCTGTTCCCTTCTTCTTTCTGTGTCTCCACTTCCCCCGTGAGGACGTTGTGTCTCGTGGCGGCCCTCATGGTTGTCATGGCGACACCGTGCCCCAAGAGCTGCCACTGCTCGGAGAGGAACGGCGTGGTGGTGCAGTGCGTCTCCCGGAGCCTTGACCAGATCCCCCCGGACCTACCGGAAGACACCGTCACCCTCCTGCTCTCGTCCAACCGGATCAGCCACATCCCCAACCAGGCCTTCAAGGACCTCCGCCGCCTCAAGGAGCTGGACCTGTCGCATAACCACATCGAGAGTATCGACGCAGGGGCCTTCCTGGGGGTCTCCGAGGGACTCCGCTCCCTGGACCTCTCCAACAACCAGCTCCGCAGCGTCCCCAAGGAGGCCTTCACCAAGCTGAGTGCCCGTATAAGACTCTCCAACAACCCCTGGCACTGCGAGTGTTCCCTCCAGGAGGTACTGAGGGAGCTGAGGCTGGACCCTGAGACGGTCAACGAGGTGAGCTGCCACACCTCTGTCCAGGATGAGTACGCCGGTCGGCCCGTCATTCAGGTCCTGGACTCTGGCATCAACTTCTGTAACTTCCACCACAAGACCACCGACGTGGCCATGTTCGTGACCATGTTCTGCTGGTTCGCCATGGTGATCGCCTACGTCATCTACTACGTCAGGCACAACCAGGAGGATGCAAGGAGACACATGGAGTACCTCAAGTCTCTACCCAGCTCCTCCCAGATCAGCAAGGACTTTGACACAGCCAGCACTGCGCTCTAG